CATGACCGCCATCTCCTCCCTCAACGACATTCACGAGGACATCTGCGCCAGCGCCCACCAAAAGAACGCCGCCATGATTTTACTCCCGTTTCACAAACACCAGAGGCTCGACGGCACCATGGAGTCTTTAGGAAACGCACTTCGCTCGGTCAACGAGCGGGTGCTCAAACACGCTCCCTGTTCGGTTGGGATTTTGGTGGACAGGGGTCTTGGCGGGACAGCCCAGGTCTCGGCCAGCGATGTATCGTATAATATTGTGGTTGCGTTTTTCGGAGGGCGGGACGACAGGGAGGCGTTGGCTTACGGAATGAGGCTGGTGGAGCATCCGGGGATTGTGATGACATTGATTCGGTTTGTGGCCCCAGAAGGGAAGACATTGAGATTTGGCGCGAAATTGGTCGGGATTACTTCCGACAACAACAAGAAGATTTTGGAAGAGGAAGACTGCGGCCGGGGCGACGACAAGGAGGACGACGAGTCGCTTTTGGCGGAGTATATGAATGTGAGGAAGAATAGTGGGAATAAGGAGGGCGGGGGGGAGCCGTCGATGTTGTACGAGGAGAAGGTGGTGGACAGCAAGGCGGAGATCTGTGTCGTGTTGAAATCGATGGCTAAAAATGTCAATTTGTTTATCGTGGGGAGAATGCCTCCGACGGCGCCGTTGGTGGACAGTTCGAGCGACTGCGCGGAGTTGGGGCCGGTGGGGAGCTTCTTGGCATCGTCGGACTTTTCATCTACGGCATCGGTAATGGTGCTTCAACAGTACAATCCCACGGCGTCGCAGCCGCTTGTGGTGGAGGAAGCTGATTGTGAGGCGCCGGATACACCAATAACTTGATCGTTTGCTTTTAATTGTGCGAGAgatgaataattaattaattaatccatCTATAAAGGTATAGAAATATATAATTTGGTGATACTAATTAGGATACTGCAGGAATAAGAACCTTATTAGCCTTTCTAATCCTTGATTATATATTCAATTAGGAAATAATCTATATTCTGTAGCATCTACACTAGTCAAAGCTTAATTACTTGTATTTGTTATCAAATTATTTACTTCCTTaattgattcattcatttcaaaaaaCAGTTGATTTgttctatacatatatatatgaacgATTAAACGATGTCTAATTTAATTTGTTCTTCAAGATTCGATTGAACCATCATAATGTTTGGACAATCATCTAGGCAATATTAACAATCTCTACAAAAAGAGATATAGATTATCTATATCTGCTGAACAATCAAGTTCAGTGTATAGGAAAAAGGTTTGGTGCGATCTCCAACGACTATGAACCTGACCTACACCATGTTCAGTTGATAGTCGTTGGAGATGCCAATAAAAAAATCTGCTACAGATGATTGAAGAGTGCCCTGCAAATTCAACAAGAGACAACACAACCAACCAAGTATGGCAAACAGAACTTTTAACATAAACAGCATTATGCTTGTAtgaaatttaattagttttacCTAAAACTTGATGCTTGAATACAAAAGCATGCATGTCCCAAAACAAATTAAGCAGAAGAAAACCCCATCCTTTCAAAATCCTGTAGTTAAAGAGCTGCTCGAAATTCGCAGCAAATTTGAACTGAACTGGTAAACAAAAGCAACAaaattttaacatgtcatgcaGTAAATCCGCAGAAACTCACCGTGCCAATGTTACACTAGCAATAAATTTCCTTGAAAGCTCCTCGACATAATCAGCAGCAAGCGAAGCACTAGATACAGATTCAGAAAAAAGCTTCTTTTCAATCAGTTGAGTTGCATAAACCACCAGCAAGCAATGTTTCACAATCTCCACCACCTTATTTTCACTACTTGGATGCAGGTAATGCGaaaccctctccctctcccttctcATGCATTCCTCCGCCTTCAACATGTAATCGCTATAAGAATCCTCCATGATCCAACTTGATGCTTTATGCGAATAGTATACACCGGTTTCTCTCAGCATGTGTGCTTCAAAGTTCACTTCATAAGCAGTCTTCACTCCCTCCACCTTGATTTCAACCAATATATTCATCACATTCTTCAGCAGCGCTCTGTCAATTTGCGCTCCCTCGCGTTCTCTATGAATAAAACCTATTACAGCTGCTGTCACGCGCGCATTCACCTGGAGGTAAACCAAGTCGCGGAAACAGTTAAGTGCAACTTCTTTCAGCCCAGGAAGTGATCTCCGCTCAATGTagtaacgatcaagatagataAACAAGTGCGACAGCCACCTAACGATGACTTTGTGGTTTTCCCAACGTTTGACAAACTCATGCAGCAAAAACTCATCTGGCCTCTCTCTTAGAACTGGCAGCACCATTGAAGTAAGGTATTCCTCGAATGTCTCCCGATATTTTTCGTAAAGATTAGGAGAATAGTCATAAGGAGGTTTCTGAACACACAAGTTATAGATCATGGTATAAGCAGCCATGCATTCTTCCGCATCGATATGATTCTCCGGTAACCCTTCTGTAATTACCCTAATTAGTTTCGTAATCCTCCCCTGGATGTAGTTCCATCCTTGGCCCCAATTAATAACTGGTATTCTGCCTTCCATTGTTGTAAATGGAGATACCCAATATCCTCCAAACTGTAATGAAAACACATATCAACCACACAATAATTAACACATTAAACTAGTTAACTTTGTCGAAGAATACAACATAATTAGAAGAATTCTACAATGTATGGATACAAATACAGAGATATGACGCAACACGTCAAATTAACAAGAAGAATTGTTGTATGACCGCAAGGGAATACAATAAGACACCAGGATGCGACACGACACCACAGAGGATACGAGGGGATACCACTGTGTCTATGCACCGTAGGAATAGTTCTACTTCAAATTACATCGAGACCTTTTTGTGAGGTGATAGAGATTCAAATTGGGAGACACTACAAGTGTAATTAGTAGTGAATTATTCTATACAAAAGTAAGAGTAGACGTGAATTTAGTCAAGTTAGATGTGAATCTCCAAATCCAATAGATTAGATGAATTTATTATAATCCTCTTGCACCCAAGTTTGAAACCCCAATCAAATCGAAGACTACCTCCGATTTCTAATAATTCTCAACATGCCGTTTGGAATATGAACAAATACCAGCATTCAATCGAAATGTTAAACTATTTGATGGTTGATTTATAACGaataaattattcaaaaaaagaaaaagtaaataaaaatagaagaagaagaagatggaatttacctTTTAAACTTGTGGCCCTAGTGAAGGTGAAAACCTCCTTTGCTTTGTTTCTGTGTTTCTGGCTCTGATACGATCGTATGCCCAGTTAGTCCCAATGGGAAAGctacatataatataatatatatatatatatatatatatatattatattatactCCCAAGGAATTCTGCGAAAGATCTGGTGAAGAAAATCACTATAGGCACGTATATCGCTCTGCTTTttccgattttttttttctgaaaaaggGCAACAACTTTATTGGGATAAATGTTGGAGGTAAATTGGTTTTGGTGCAAaattggaaatttgaaaaatacagATTTTAAAGATTTCAAGGCCCACCCACTTACAtttgtcatttaatattataatttagtgatatttttgttatttataatAAGTGACAGCTCATTATGCAATCGAACATGTAATCATAGAAAATGATAATTGTTTTCCGATATGATTTCCTCGATGGGTCTTAACTTTTAACTCGTGCTAATGAGTATGTAGACAATTTTGTTAAGGAAAATGATATTCATACACTTATATTTTATCTTTCATGCACTCTTGTTAAATTTTAgctttgatcttctttaattaattcatccaacgattgaaatttgaaaagaatgtatgaaaagtaaaaGTGAGTATGCGAATAACACTACTCATTTGTTAATCATACAATCATCTTTACCTCTCATGCacttttgttaaattttaacattgatgtttttcaaattattcATCTGACGATATTTTGTACCAATATGGGGACTGTGACATAAATTAaaagtttaagaaaaaaattttaaaaaatgagagGGGTCAAAATCAATAAGATCTATAATTCAAGGACGTGTGCTGAAATTCCCGAAAATGTAAAAGTAAAGGTTGGTGTGGATGGAGTGTGATCTCCGGGTTGTTTGCCCATGTCTCATGGCAATCCCTTTGGGTTATGATTTGGGGCCCTGGGTTCAAGATCATCCAAAATTTCgaatcaaattccaaatttgGTGGATCTCACCTCACCACTTGCTTGGTGCTTCCTTTGCACTTCTCCCCGGTCAAAGACAACTATATGTTGTCATCCCTACAAGGGTCTAGTATCTATTCAGAATGGTGTTTACACCACCTAACCTTTTTTATTACAGCGTGGTTCTGGGCATTTAGATGCCCTTTGTGTGCTTGGTATCGACTGAGGACTAGAAACGTGGCGTTCAATATTTGGTGTGGTTTCATTAGATCTGAAGATTTGGCACTTTTTCCCCGACATAATGACTACGATGGGTTCGAGTCATGCATCTTACGGTGGTGTCTTCATCGATTCGGCCGCATACGCAGCCGGCGAAGAT
This Pyrus communis chromosome 6, drPyrComm1.1, whole genome shotgun sequence DNA region includes the following protein-coding sequences:
- the LOC137736501 gene encoding cullin-1-like, producing MEGRIPVINWGQGWNYIQGRITKLIRVITEGLPENHIDAEECMAAYTMIYNLCVQKPPYDYSPNLYEKYRETFEEYLTSMVLPVLRERPDEFLLHEFVKRWENHKVIVRWLSHLFIYLDRYYIERRSLPGLKEVALNCFRDLVYLQVNARVTAAVIGFIHREREGAQIDRALLKNVMNILVEIKVEGVKTAYEVNFEAHMLRETGVYYSHKASSWIMEDSYSDYMLKAEECMRRERERVSHYLHPSSENKVVEIVKHCLLVVYATQLIEKKLFSESVSSASLAADYVEELSRKFIASVTLAR